Genomic DNA from Neisseria lisongii:
CAATCACCAGAATTTCAGACGGCCCTGCGACCATGTCGATGCCGACTACGCCGAATACCCGGCGTTTGGCGGCGGCGACAAAGGCGTTGCCGGGGCCGGTGATTTTGTCCACTTGGGGAATGCTCTGTGTGCCGTAGGCAAGGGCGGCAACGGCTTGTGCGCCGCCGACGGTGAATACTTTGGTTACGCCGGCAACATAGGCGGCGGCCAATACGATATCGTTGCGTTCGCCTTTCGGGGTTGGTACAACCATGATGATTTCGCCGACACCGGCAACGTGGGCGGGCATAGCGTTCATGATGACGCTGCTCGGATAAGCGGCTTTGCCGCCGGGAACGTAAATGCCGACCCGGTCGAGCGGGGTGATTTTTTGCCCCAGCAGCGTGCCGTCTTCGTCTAGATAGTGCCACGATTCCATTTTTTGGCGGCGGTGGTAGCTTTCTACACGGCGGGCGGCGGTTTGCAGGGCGGTTTGTACGTTTTCGGGCAGGCGCTCGAAGGCGTTTTTCAAGTCGTCTTGAGACAGGGTTAAGTCGGCGAGGGTGCGTGCGCAAGTGCCGTCAAAACGGTTGGTGTATTCGATGACTGCTGCGTCGCCCCGTTGTTGAACGTCGGCGCAGATGTCGGCAACGATTTGATCGATTTTCGGGTCTTGGGCGGTTTCAAAAGCCAGTAGGGCTTCCAATTCGGCTTGGAAATTTTCGGATTGGGCGTTGAGCAGTTTCATGGCAGGATTCCTTGTAGGTGTGTTGTTTCGTTATTGTGAATGAAAAACAAGTATTGTGAATTCATTTAAAAGTCTGACAGCATTGGCTCGCCTTGTTTTACTTTCAAATTAAACCCACTATATTTTATCAGCCCGCCGCTTGGCATGGTGCTTGGTTTTCGTTCATCATCATTTTCGGTAAAACGTGTTTTTCAGACGGCTTTGCAGTTGGCTGCATCATATTGATGTTGATGCCGTCTGAAAACGGGCTTCAATCCCGGCATACAGCGCCAGAAAACGCCTGAATAATCGGTTCGATTAAGGCGTATTTGGTTTTGAGGGCGGCTTTATTGACCACCAGTCGGCTGGAAATATCGACAATGTGTTCCACCGCTTCCAAATGGTTGGCTTTGAGGGTGTTGCCGGTTGAAACCAAATCGACAATGGCATCCGACAGGCCGACCAGCGGGGCGAGTTCCATCGAGCCGTAGAGTTTGATGATATCGACGTGTACGCCTTTGGCGGCGAAATGTTCGGCGGCGATATTCGGATATTTGGTGGCAATGCGCAGGCGGCTTCCGGGTTGGGCGGCTGCGGCGTAGTCGTAACCTTTGCGCACGGCAACCATCATGGCGCAGCGGGCGATATTCAAATCCAGCGGCTGATGCAGCCCGTCGCC
This window encodes:
- the hisD gene encoding histidinol dehydrogenase, producing MKLLNAQSENFQAELEALLAFETAQDPKIDQIVADICADVQQRGDAAVIEYTNRFDGTCARTLADLTLSQDDLKNAFERLPENVQTALQTAARRVESYHRRQKMESWHYLDEDGTLLGQKITPLDRVGIYVPGGKAAYPSSVIMNAMPAHVAGVGEIIMVVPTPKGERNDIVLAAAYVAGVTKVFTVGGAQAVAALAYGTQSIPQVDKITGPGNAFVAAAKRRVFGVVGIDMVAGPSEILVIADGTTPAEWVAMDLFSQAEHDEIAQAILIATSQNYLDEVKAAMDTLIEAMPRRAIIEASLGNRGAFILAENLDRACEIANYIAPEHLELSVEHPQQWAEKIRHAGAIFMGKYTSESLGDYCAGPNHVLPTSRTARFSSPLGTYDFQKRTSLIQVSEDGAQKLGKTASILAHGEMLTAHARAAEFRLKD
- the hisG gene encoding ATP phosphoribosyltransferase; translation: MSDNTLTIALSKGRIFEETLPLLAAAGIVPAEAPEQSRKLIIGTNHDNIRLVIVRASDVPTYVQYGAADFGIAGKDVLIEHGGDGLHQPLDLNIARCAMMVAVRKGYDYAAAAQPGSRLRIATKYPNIAAEHFAAKGVHVDIIKLYGSMELAPLVGLSDAIVDLVSTGNTLKANHLEAVEHIVDISSRLVVNKAALKTKYALIEPIIQAFSGAVCRD